The following coding sequences lie in one Vanessa atalanta chromosome 1, ilVanAtal1.2, whole genome shotgun sequence genomic window:
- the LOC125068918 gene encoding STE20/SPS1-related proline-alanine-rich protein kinase-like yields the protein MASSGHMWPNSQDDYELLEVIGVGATAVVHAAFCRPRGEKCAIKRINLEKWNTSMDELLKEIQAMSSCNHENVVTYYTSFVVKEELWLVLRLLEGGSLLDIIKHKMRISNCKHGVFDEATIATVLKEVLKGLEYFHQNGQIHRDIKAGNILLGDDGIVQIADFGVSAWLATGRDLSRQKVRHTFVGTPCWMAPEVMEQNHGYDFKADIWSFGITAIEMATGTAPYHKYPPMKVLMLTLQNDPPTLDTGAEDKDQYKAYGKTFRKMISECLQKDPTKRPSATELLKHSFFKKAKDRKYLVQTLVSIGPSMETRVHKASKRQPGTSGRLHRMETGEWVWESDEEDDDDDGEAGRDRPMNHLLRADSSDSDSDAEPRAGFSIGSVEPEDAPQINLVLRMRNARKELNDIRFEFAPGKDSADGIATELVGAGLVAAADAGAIAAQLQRLVDAHLFPGDAPAPRSLTFRLESADPAEPADEKGLIGYAQISIVD from the coding sequence atggcaaGTTCAGGTCACATGTGGCCAAATAGTCAAGATGACTATGAGCTATTAGAAGTTATCGGTGTAGGCGCAACAGCTGTAGTACATGCCGCTTTCTGCCGTCCACGGGGAGAAAAATGCGCTATAAAGCGAATCAATCTAGAAAAATGGAATACCTCTATGGACGAACTCCTTAAAGAAATCCAAGCCATGTCTAGTTGTAACCATGAGAATGTCGTAACGTACTACACTAGTTTCGTTGTTAAAGAAGAACTCTGGCTCGTATTGAGACTTTTAGAGGGTGGCAGTctattagatataattaaacataaaatgagGATCTCCAATTGTAAACACGGCGTCTTCGATGAGGCAACAATAGCTACTGTTCTGAAGGAGGTGCTGAAGGGCCTCGAATATTTCCACCAGAATGGACAAATTCACAGGGATATTAAAGCAGGTAATATTCTTCTTGGAGATGATGGTATCGTTCAGATTGCGGATTTTGGCGTTTCAGCCTGGTTGGCGACGGGGAGAGATCTGTCGAGGCAAAAGGTGCGACACACGTTCGTCGGCACTCCCTGTTGGATGGCACCCGAGGTTATGGAGCAGAACCACGGCTATGACTTCAAGGCGGACATTTGGTCTTTCGGTATCACAGCGATAGAGATGGCGACAGGCACTGCGCCCTACCACAAGTATCCCCCTATGAAGGTCCTAATGTTGACCCTTCAGAACGATCCGCCGACACTCGACACCGGCGCCGAAGATAAAGATCAATACAAGGCCTACGGCAAAACTTTCAGAAAAATGATATCGGAATGCCTCCAAAAGGACCCCACGAAGAGGCCCTCGGCGACGGAGCTACTCAAACATTCTTTCTTCAAAAAAGCGAAAGACCGGAAGTATCTCGTACAGACGCTCGTATCGATCGGGCCCAGCATGGAGACGCGCGTGCACAAGGCGAGCAAGCGGCAGCCCGGCACGTCCGGCCGCCTGCACCGCATGGAGACCGGCGAGTGGGTGTGGGAGAGCGACGAGGaggacgacgacgacgacggcGAGGCGGGCCGCGACCGCCCCATGAACCACCTGCTGCGCGCCGACTCCTCCGACAGCGACAGCGACGCCGAGCCGCGCGCCGGCTTCAGCATCGGCTCCGTCGAGCCCGAGGACGCGCCGCAGATCAACCTCGTGCTGCGCATGCGCAACGCCCGCAAGGAGCTCAACGACATCCGCTTCGAGTTCGCGCCGGGCAAGGACTCGGCGGACGGCATCGCCACGGAGCTGGTGGGCGCGGGGCTGGTGGCGGCGGCGGACGCGGGCGCCATCGCGGCGCAGCTGCAGCGCCTCGTGGACGCGCACCTGTTCCCGG